CTCCACAAGATACCGCTGGGTCATTCGTGGGTGTCGAGCTGGAGAGAGCAGACTCAACTTTGCCTTCCGGGGAGGCCCCTGAGGGGGGAATCGAGACCCCCTTAACTGAAGAGACGGCTCCTGGAGATGAAGCGAGGATCATCCTTGTGGATGAGGATGTAAGAGAAGCTGCTGGTGAGGATGCTCTGGTTATTAGAGATATCCTCGTGAAGGCTACCGAGACTAGAACGGCTGAGGATGCTCTTCCCCAAAAGGAGTCCTCAGGTGTTCCTGAAGAAGTTTTTGGGAGGATGGCGAGCAAGCGTCCTCTCCACTCAGATGCTCCTGCCCCAGCTCCTAAGAAGTTTCGAGCTCCCAGACGCCCGGACCCTACTTTGCCTCCACTCGAAAAGAAAAAGACCTCGGTGGTGCCCCTGCTGTCCGCTTCTAACAATGACATCTTGAATGCAGAGGACATCACCCACCAGTCCCCGGCGAGTGTGGTCTGTAACgatccaaaaatcggaccgctaccagcactaggatccagatcggcttaaggccgccgggacccgtagcaagcctaacatacatcctgtaaacctgtttaattccatacatgatcacacataaacataaaactgcaaactttttcttttcttttaccaagcttaacctgtgcatgcaccaactcataaacataaaaccctacactggagccctcaacaaatgctccaatggggtaacataacatacattaagtttggtttacataggCATCAATAAAACCTTTccttaaaaagatcatgtatccaaaagggatcaacatacatactagggtcaaccACAACTCTATaactcaataaacatcattatattacattactgtactatattCCACATTACATTATTTCCATGTCCACatttagctattacataaatcaTGACTTTACTCCTGTTGACCTCctagtctatcccgtacctgcaaacctgagggattaagggaatggggtgagctactagagcccagtgagaagaatagtaaagcattatttttaaaacatatgatctcatggaatgcatcacatcacaaacaaatcacattaaggatgaacttgtcaccaatagcccactacataTTCTAGtagtgccaggagcgtagaatgggcctcactggtctttctcttacatcgtaccaggggcgtagaatgggcctcactggtcataCATACCATACCGTATCGTACCACATCATGTCatcatatgagggctaatggatcatccaacattcatccacatcaacaacataatatgcgatgcgacatattcgtgaattctaatgcaagcaccctaattgtaacgaccccaaaatggaccgtcaccggcgctaggattcaggtcggcttaaggccgccagaacccgtagcaagcctattatactctctgggtacctgtaaatctcatacatgatcagtGAAGagctcgcatttaaccccatagaggtaatgcctccacataattcttaaaccattctcgagctttcttacacttaagtgtaaaccccgccatttcaatggctctactatcatcagctcccaattcactggttatcatcctaactgatctgaggtattcaaatggatcatctcccgtgttatcctagtggacatgatcttcctattgtgcttgaccatagaatgttgttatcccttttaatacatgatcttagatgttttatgatgtttttgtaaaccaactcaatacatgttatgtcacccattggggcattgatgagatcccaaagaggggtcaatgtttatggttatatttatatatagtgcatgcacaggttgactTTGGtaattgaatgaaagaaaagttcaaaatttttatgtatattgttgatcatgtatgggattaaacaggttcacaggatgaatgtttggcttgctacgggtcccggtggccttaagccgatttggatcctagcgccggtagcggtccgatttccgggtcgttacactaatatatttcatggcattcatgatgcgtgaaaactttcattatttactttgaaacataaggagttattctactcacctcaggctagctttgaaagacactgaagcagctaactcactgctggggtcctcggttcctcgggtccgaacctacacaggtggactcagatgagggaccaaacatacatgaacatgactctaaactactcccccaaaaccccctaaaacatcacaaatatgcatagaaaatcatgcaaaggaaggctgaacagggcactttcggcggcaggttcggcggccgaaagtccctccagagccgaaagtcatgcaccttcggcggcactttcggcggccgaaggttgcttccagatccgaaactcatgcatgttcggcggcaccttcggcggccgaaactcccctccagagccaaaagtccactttcgggggcagggttcggcagccaaaggcttgcctccacaggcaggttcggcggccgaaagtcccttcagctgccgaacctgagttcttccaaagtagCAAAACTCAGCCAagcaatgcacatttgcctcccaaaccttccaaactcacatttagctattctacaacatgcaaactcaagccaacaagcatataggggtctcaaactaacctaaaccccaacacaatcACACAACAACTCAAAATGGCATACATTAACCACAAACTCaccattaacctaaacatgcatttctaccccacaaatctcataaaacttgtttaaaacatggaatgagctaaagatctactcttacctcttgaagatcgagaggagaggcgatccaactcggagatgggagagatcgagctcctggggtctccaagttaacaacttcactctttttgctcaaatatcttcaaaccaagataaaacttgttaaaacttgaaagatttaaggaaaatcatcaaaatcaaccatgggagggcatggactcacctctggccggaaatggggaagaaactcgcccattttcggccatgaagcttcttataggggctggccaggccaccttcggaagcctaaagtgcctccaaaactcatgcaagttcggcggccgaacctggatttccctccatggtctttttcattcaaatttcaatttctttcttacttaaaaccttaaaatacattagaacattttatgaaaacatgattttacccttctagaggtctccgacatccgagattccaccggacggtaggaatttcgataccgaagtctagccgggtattacattcttccccccttaagaatattcgtccccgaatgttcctcaactagcacatgcatagcataaaacataaacatacacataaaacacataacactaaccttagaagagatgaggatattgctggagcatagactaccatgtctcccaggtacactccccgatgttgtggtgattccaaaggactttcaccatagggatttccttgttcctcaactttttgatctgcgtgtctaggatcctcactggctgttcaacataggtgagatcttcttggatctctacatcaggctcactaagaaccttactcggatctgacacgaactttcgtaacatagaaacatggaaaaccggatggattctctccattgaagtaggtaagtccagcttatacgatacattcccaatcttctgcaagagctcaaagggtccgatgtaccgtggagctagcttacccttcttcccaaaccgaatcacccctttcataggagacaccttgagcaatactaaatccccctcctgaaacactacttgccttctgcggatatctgcataacttttctgccgactggcagcagtcttgatcctttctctgattatgggcactactctgctggtgatctctacaagctcacgccctgctaaggccctttctccaacttcctcccagcagacaggtgacctgcacttcctcccatacaaagcttcatatggagccatccctatgctagcatgatggctgttgttgtaggcaaactccaccaaaggtagatgctgcctccaagaaccgccaaaatctagcacacacattctgagcatatcttctatagtctggatggttctctctgactgtccgtcagtctgtggatggaaagcagtgctaaaattcaacctggtacccatagcgttctgtaaactccgccaaaacctgcaGGTGAACTGGgatcctctatcagacactattgaaacaggaaccccatgcaacctaacAACCTCATCaatatacacctgcgccaacttgtccacagaatagccactcctgacagggatgaagtgagcagatttggtcagtctgtccacaatcacccatatagagtccaatctgttggacgttgctggtaaccccaccacgaagtccatagcaatattctcccatttccactctggaataggtagtgggttaagcattccagcttcaccctctgacatacttcgcaggcagacacaaactgtgctacttctcttttcatagctggccaccaataaactctttttagatcttggtacattttggtggctccagggtgaacactgtatctggcattatgagcttccttcATAATGTCCCCCTTcagacctacgtcatctggtacacacaatctattcccatagcggaggatccccttgctgtcaaatctgaactcttcgtttttgcctgactgaacagttctggcaatctttactaactctggatcctcgtgctgtttctgagccacctgctctagaaacacaggtgttactctcatctgggctatcaaagcacctgtaccagacaactctagctgtagaccttcattcatgagcttatagaactccctcaccactggtctcctctctgctgtgatatgggacaaactgccaagtgatttctggcttaaggcatctgccacaacattcgccttacccggatggtactgaatcttgcaatcatagtcactaagcagttctacccatcttctctgtctcaggttcaactctctctgactcaggatgtactgcaggcttttatgatctgtgaagatctcacatttaaccccataaaggtaatgcctccacatcttgagtgcaaagattacagctgccatctctaggtcatgtgtagggtaattcaactcatgcttcttcagctgcctagaagcataagcaatcaccctttcattctgcattagcacacaacctagtcccacacgggacgcgtcgcaatacactgtgaagttcTCATCACTgctcggcagagctaacaccggtgctgaagtcaaccttctcttcagctcttcaaagctctcatCACATTGGTcagtccacataaacttctgattcttcttagtcagtctggtcatagaagctgcaatcttagaaaagtcctgaacgaacctcctgtagtaacctgccaaacccaagaagctcttgatctatATCACTGTAGTGGgcctaggccagttagctacagcttccaccttcttggggtccacttcgattccattttctgacacaacatgccccaagaatgaaatgctcctcaaccagaactcacacttggagaacttggcatacaagccgtgttccctcaaggtctgcagaactatcctcagatgatgggcatgctcctctgcatttctggaatatactaagatatcatctatgaagacaataacgaagtgatccagatactggctgaaaactttgttcatgagatccatgaatgctgcaggggcgttggttaacccgaacggcatcacaaggaactcataatgcccatatctggtcctgaacgccgtcttcagcacatcttcttctcttattctcaactggtggtacccggatcttagatctatcttggagaaacaacccgctcctgctagttggtcgaatagatcatctatcctaggtaacggatacttattcttggtagtgactttgttcaactgtctgtagtcgatacaaagtctaagggatccatctttctttttcacaaacagcaccggagcaccctaaggtgaggtactcggtcggatgaaacccttatctaccaactcttgcaactgctcctttaactctttcaactcagctggtgccatcctgtagggagggataaagatcggtctggttcccgACATCAActatatttcaaactctatctccctagcaggtggtaaacctggcagctcgtctgggaaaacatctaaaaactcactgaccacgggcactgaggcgggctctctaacatgactatccagctctctcacatgagctagaaaaccctgacaacccctcctgagcaacctacgagcctatagggctaatatcaaacctctaggtgtacccctcctgtctcctctgaagacaacctctgacccatcctgacctctgaacctgactaccttgtctctgcagtccaaggtagcaccatgggtagatagctaatccatccctagaatgacgtcaaaatctgccaaatctagaaccacaaggtcggctgaaaggcatctccccgcaacaaaaactggactacactggtagactgactctgccactgacgggtcacatttgggtccactgacccataggggacactctaacacAGAGACCATCAAaaccaacctctcgacggctctcggagcaataaaagaatgagatgtaccagggtccattaaggcataaatatctgaacaaccaatgacgagattacctgacaccatggtgttagatgtgttcgcctcctgctgtgtcatcgtgaagatccgtgctggagctgatggaccttcacccctgaaacccgctgaagaagaggctgcccctctccctctgcctctgccactggcctgagtcgaggctagagctactggctgagccacactaccagaagctgtctgctgggactgtgccataaaagctgctctaggacactcccgtgccatgtgtccctcttgctcacatctgaagtaggctgacgtcccaaaccgacatattcCCTTATGCTGCTTCCCACATTTCATGCATACTGCACTGTCtgcacccgagctcgagccacctcctaatcccagacctgacttgatcttgttctagaacttgttcttctttgactttttggtggtactgctccacctcttactgcctgaagctgctgaactcaaagaagaagggtctaaccttccctcgcctggggtcttggaaccataaggttgtgccactgactgcttaactgctccttgaatgatggcactagcctccatttttcgggccatatccactatggcatggaaactctccctatctgctgattggatcaaggaggaatatctggaatgtagcttcatgatatacctcctagccttcttctgatctgaatcaaaagtttgccctgaaaacggcaacagctccaaaaacttgtctgtgaactcttctacactcatctcgtcggtctgcctcaactgttcaaactctaacatcttcaactcccttgagctatcagggaaagcccatcctgcaactCATTTACAAACTCCAACTATGAAAGACTAtctactctcgggttcacatcaTTCTTGAACCAATCcttggccttcttgcattttaatgtgaacccagccatctgaatggctctactatcatcagcccctagctcatctgcaatcatcttgaccgtattgaggtactcaaacggatcagcgcctgtttcatactggggagcacccaacttcatgtaatcgatcattttgaccttgctccctctagatgagctaggtttaggtacttgggtttctgggaccataggttctatcggtggtggaggaggtacaacatcccctgggttagggtttgctgtacctggataaaaggatgggggtgggtacatagggtactgtgggtagaaaagtgggtatggcatgtgagaaggataagggttaaacCTGGGGTAATCCGaagtacctcccatcgaatacccgggattctgtgaaaagggtgggtattggggtggttggacaaatcccgaggcctgagtgcctccttgagactctcccatgccctcttcagacatgcttacaccaagactgccatccctcctctgattcACATCCATCttatcccccacatcttctgacattccaccttgaattgttccccttctgctcacatcaaaagaccttctagggtcccttgacgttctctccctgctagacctgcaggacattgccctaggcaatgcaggaggacgggcatctgtgccctcgtcctgaagtggtactccagtcaacagtgcagatcgacgagttcctctcatcttgtttactgaaaaacagcacacaaaacattagcatcaaatggttcatgtggaaacacatgaacccatatcgcatacatcacatacatagcatatcattaatgcacatgcataacatcatggcatttcacatcatcattcaagacatgattctacatcctatcctagtggacatgatttttcctattatgcttgaccttctagaacatctatgagcccgacacactataggtccgaccatatgaacctagggctctgatatcaatctgtaacgatccgaaaatcggaccgctaccggcactaggatccagatcggcttaaggccgccgggacccgaagcaagcctaacatacatcctgtaaacctgtttaatcccatacatgatcacacataaacataaaactgcaaactttttcttttcttttaccaagcttaacctgtgcatgcaccaactcataaacataaaaccccacactggagccctcaacaaatgctccaatggggtaacataacatacattaagcttggtttacataggCATCAATAAAACCTTTCCTTAAAAAGATCATATATCCAAAAGGGATCAacatacatactagggtcaagtacAACTCTATaactcaataaacatcattatattacattactgtactatatttcacattacattatttccatgtccacatctagctattacataaatcaTGACTTTACTCctgttgacctcctggtctatcccgtacctgcaaacctgagggattaagggaatggggtgagctactagagcccagtgagaagaatagtaaagcattatttttaaaacatatgatctcatggaatgcatcacatcacaaacaaatcacattaaggatgaacttgtcaccaatagcccactacataTTCTagtagtgccaggggcgtagaaagggcctcactagtctttctcttacatcgtaccaggggcgtagaatgggcctcactggtcataTCGAAGAGGCGCGCCTTGAGGAGAACTTATCAGCGACCAGCGATGCCCGGGGCAATCTCGCCGCTATCCGGGAAGACTACAGGTCCCTCCAGGTTGATTTGCACATGGCCTTGGAGGCCCGTAAGAAGGCTGAGGGGGAGACAGTTGAGGGGCAAAATCATGCCCAGTCCCTGGAAGCGGAGTTGTCTCACGCCAGGAGGGTTCTCAAGGaatctgatgagagggcagctgcagtAGAGGTCCGTTGTGAGGAAGTTCTAAAGCAGCTGTCTTCCACGGTGGACGCTCTGCGTGAGAGGGACGAGGCCGTGAGCCAGAAGGAGGAGGTCCAGCACCGGAATGAGCAGTTAAAGGCAGATTTTGATGCCACGTTGGCTCAAAGGAATGAAGCTCTAGCTCGGGTCGTGGTTCTGGAGCAAGAGCTGAGCAAGCAAACTGACAACGTTAAGGGCTTGACATTGGCGGTAGAGGAGTCTCAACTTCAGAATCAACAGCTCTGCCAACAAGTTGAATCCCTGGAGAAGAAGTGCTCGGCCTTGCTCAAAGAGGCCAAGCTGGCTGAAGATAGGTCCAGCTGGAGTGCGAGGAGCGCTTGAGGGAGTACAAGGAGTCCCCTGAGCTGAAGGACGAGATCAAGCAGGCCTGTGAAGTTCATCTCCAGGATTATAAGGACTCTTCTGAGTTCAAAGCCGAGATGGCTGAGGCCTGCGAGAGACGACTTGCGGAATATAAGGCTTCTGACGAGATGAAGATAGAAATATGGAATAAAGGCTTTCGTATGTTCGTCTCGAGTTTCAATCGAGGCTTGAGGGAGGCCAGACATAACCCGTCCATCCCATTGGCTAAACTCCGAGCTAGAGAGGAGGATTCCGATGGCGAGGATGTGATTTATGGGGAGGATGACAGACCTTTGCCAAAAGGGGCTTCTCGCGCCGTGGTTGGGGCTTCTGAGGCAGACACCGAGCTGGATGGTGAAGATGTGGAGGTCCTCGAACCTGAGGGGGATGACTCCGGTGCTCAAGAGGAGGATGTAAGGCTAGGAGAGGAAGGTGCTGGGCCTCAGGGGCAGGAGATGGTACTTTATGTGGGTGATGGGGGATCTGAGCAAGAGGGCGCTAGACCTCCCACAAGCGGTAATGCAGATGCTAGTATAGAGAATAGCAATGTAGATAGTGATAGCAATATAAATAGTGATACGCCTAGAAATGTAAGTCCCTTGAGGACAATCTTCCCTCCAGTAATCTTAGATAATTAGATTGTAAATTTCCCTTCacctttaatgaaattttatttttgattatcATTTGTACTTGAGGTGTTCTTACCTCTACTTGTCAAAAATGAAACACTTAAACTATGTGCTTCGTAATTTTTCTAAGGAATCCACTATActgtttttcctttttgccTTCAAGTCCGTCAGAACTAAAATTCTATCAATTGACTAAACTTTtgacttataaatttatctatttcactaaggcattcttatctgtaagctctttccgagctggactagctGTACCCatgagctctgtttttaacagtgggctaAACTCTCGACCTACGAGTTTTTATGATTCTTGTAAGGACATcctcatttttctcttattacttCGTTACTATGAGCTCAGGCATACAGCCTTTGTTTAATAACAATAAGTCAGATCATGTACCTTTAAAGGTGATGAGCAGGGCTggcctttttgcttttagttctgaTTTGACAGGAACTGAAGCTGGGGTCTCATATGCTCACGCCATTAGATTTCTCCTCgggttgcccctttacctcctcagcatttattacatgagtggtgagggggtaaatccctagactTTATTTGTAACTGCGCGGCTTCATTTTAGACTATTTTATCTCTCTTTTTGGTTATGAGCTCGGATATCTGGTCCCTCTGGAAGTGACCCTTTGTCAGTCGGTGCGGTCTGGGCTGTATGCTCCACTGGGATGGGGAGTTTAGCTTTTTATCGTTTTTCTCTCCCAGGGTCATTTTTGCTAAGTGTTTGTTTACTGTGAGTTAATCCGAGCTGTGGGCAGGGTCTCTTACTTTTGTCGTGAGTCCGTCCATTCAGCGGATTAAGGAGCTCagatttttgttctttgcttaAGCTTTTGCGCTATCTGTGTGACGGGCTCAGGAGTTCGGAATTTTGTCTTCCTCACTGTGAAGTCAATACtcaatttcttgctttcttgacGAGCCTTATGCGGGCTGTGTTTCAGGGATCCGGGCcattttttgctccggggaaatcttggagatcccgccggccatttttgctccaggagaacTTACAGGAtcttggccgtttttgctccggggagatcttggggatcctgccggccatttttgctccaggaaatcttacgggatcctagccgtttttgctccaagaGATCTTATAggatcctggccatttttgctccaagagatcttacgggatcctggccgtttttgctccagaagatcttacgggatcctggctatttttgctccggggagatcttggagatcccgccggctatttttgctccaggagatcttacgggatcctggccgtttttgctctaggagatcttacgggatcctggccgtttttgctccggggagatcttggagatcccgccggccgtttttgctcctgGTCTTGTACCTCcttgaggtcttgcgcaagattcaggctcattgtccttactgtcgcttcgtcgcctcagccggttttgtggtgccagggGCCTTTTGGGAGCTCGACCACttacctaactgaggtcttgggcaTTTTTGCctgtttcttttttcttttttgtttctttcatgaAAGCAATGTGAGTAGAGACAAATAATGAATAGGGAGGATAATCAATGTCTATTTTATTACCATGCTTTAAGATACAATAGGTCTTTTACATTTGACGATACCTCaggggaagtaccttttcaagTGCTAGATGTTCCAGgcatggggctcagggtttccgtgcatatcttcaattcggtatattcTTGACTTGACCACTTTTGCTATTCTGAAGGGGCCCTCTCAGGTCGGTGCCAACTTGCCTATTGCCgctcttttttaacagtgggccagtagtacccttgcctgaatattttattggccagtgttcctgctccttcgtgagctcggcacattcccctgtgtatctctttcatcacctttattgcctcctccgggctcacacaccggagccatgggctggactttccccaacaatcatgttgatagTCCCACTAGACCCATCATTCATTAGTCCAGCTCCCGCTCTCTTTGGCACTTGGGCTGCCGGATtgggctgaggcctctgtccgtCCGATTTCTTTACTAAGTTCTTGAGGTGCcctctttttatcagcctctcgataTCTGTGATTAGCTGGAAGCAGCTATTAGTGTCGTGGCCGTGCGTacgatggtactgacaatatttgtcaggatctcgttggtttgcttccgttttcataggcttgggccattggaggaactccttgtcctggacggccatgagcacttcggctctagaggcttcctgctcaatgagccaaagaactcggcggaggtcgtccccttctgcatggcttccaccGCCATTCCCTCATTGAGCTCAGGAatttgcagggcctccgtattgaaacgagcgacgtACTCCCTGAGCGATTCATCTCTCCTCTGCATGATCGTCTCCAGGTAGCTCATCTTTCTATCTGCGGGCACC
The Manihot esculenta cultivar AM560-2 chromosome 1, M.esculenta_v8, whole genome shotgun sequence genome window above contains:
- the LOC110611205 gene encoding tropomyosin-like; the encoded protein is MGLTGHIEEARLEENLSATSDARGNLAAIREDYRSLQVDLHMALEARKKAEGETVEGQNHAQSLEAELSHARRVLKESDERAAAVEVRCEEVLKQLSSTVDALRERDEAVSQKEEVQHRNEQLKADFDATLAQRNEALARVVVLEQELSKQTDNVKGLTLAVEESQLQNQQLCQQVESLEKKCSALLKEAKLAEDRSSWSARSA